GTATGTGTCTTGTTAGTTTTCCCGTTCCTGCTCCTAGTTCAAGAATATCACAGTTTCCAtctcaaacaaacaaaaacaaaaacaagatatatTATTTCATGACGACTGCCTTGAAACAAAGATATATTAATAAAAGTGTTTGAAAGAAGAGGAGTGTTATAATTCAAAACAGAATTGGAGAATTTCAACATCAATAAAGTATTAATAAATTTAGCCATTACACGTAATGCACAAAAAAATCTTCAAGGTAataacaaattatcattttcttctacatttttaatggttttaattttatcaaatttataagGAAGCTAACCTATTAAAAACAAACTACAACCTACCTCCATTGGACCCACTTTCAGCACTGAGCATGCGTATAATCTCTGACGTTGTTTCCGGTGTGTAGTCTGGTCTGTATTTGTCATAATTAGAACCCTGCAATAAAATCAGTggtgtatgtttatatacagaacgCGTTTAATCATTGTTGCTTTTATACTTCATTACTGCTCAGAAATTTCGAACAATTCAgagtaatatttgtttttcttgttcaTGAACGTTTTGTTTATGTTGAAAAACACCAGTTTATCCTATTGCTGAAAACATGTCCAATAAGCCATGTGTTTTTGCGTCATTTTGATACTACCTAATCAAAGCGAAACTTTTGAAATACGGATACGCTATTTTGTAATGTCATTCCATACATGCAATAATGACTTATTTGCTGACTTAAAAGGttaatatatcatatcatgATATGTGTATCTTGAAAACATTATGATATGTCAACTGAAAATATGTGAAACAATATCTTTACAGcgttataatatataacatagacaAACTATAATGTATGAAACCGCCCTAAACTCAACATCATGATAGTATCAGCATGAGACCGTCACATTGAGATCATGCATGTCTGGGAAATAGAAGAAACAGAACGGAAACGCTAAATCTACGAAAAAACCCAAATGCATTACAATGCATTCATTTGAACATCACAGCTCGTAAGGCAGTGTCATCCATGCTGTCGAGAAATGAAGATATATAGGGACTATAATGCAGTGCAGTACTGTAATCTGTATTTAACATCGCGTACatgatacatataacattaACTCATAAGAGCTATTATCAGGACAAATGTGATTTCACATaagtaagaatatatatatattgatatattcttAAATCAGAAGATACCTGGATATCTTTTACATATTTTCCGAAGGCTAGTCATGTATATAGCGTACGTACTCCTATTGAATTATGTAAGCGAATACAGCAGGTAGATTAAGTTAGGGACGAAGAACATATCGGCGATCAatgaaattattatcatttaaccATATATCTTCCTGTATATAGACAGCGTCTtcatttaaaatagaaatatgaaaattattatcCAATTCTActatcaaaattaataaaaccttaatattaaaaaaaataatatgcaCAACTATAGTAATTTATAAGAAATTCGTTAAGCTGATGATACGTTACTCACACTATCTCAGTAAGACAAAGACAGAGGTTTAGTGTGATTACAGTTACTTACATCTGTAAAACCTTCTTTAACTATCTGGAATAGGTTGCTTCTCTTCTCCGCCATTTTTCTTGTCTGGTGTAAGATAGCTCTTAAGGACACCTTGGTCACCATGTACAAAGCCTCTAGTTATGTCAGCTTAATTTCACAAAATGGAGTATACCTGCTCAGCTTTGTTGACGCTAGCCGTTAGATAtctgaaatctgaaatctgGACACTAGTATATACATCACACCCAGTTCCCATATGTAATAAAAGTTGGGTCAGCCCAGCATATTCAcgaataaaacaaaactttaaGGACTGTTGACGGTATCGTTCAAAGATACGTGATATGGTATATGTGTCCCACATTATCCCCTCGTCGGTTTGACCTATTtttaacatacacatatcactTGTTATCTAGTAAGGTATGAACCCTTTTGCTACATACTGTGAAACATCTATCTACCTGTGTTTTAGACAAATTCACGCTTATCAATAGATGAGGCGCCTAGTGCACAAACCAATGCACAATGAATCAGCTAGTATGTGTGGTAGCTGCCATTGTTTGTTTACGTTTTGCCTTGATAGTGGCCCTGTAAATCGACATGTACGCCCGAGAAGTTCCGAATAGAAATAGAGGCACAATGAGGGGAAGCAATATGTAACATATCAAATGATTTTGAACGAACCTGTCTGGAAAAGTGCTGAATGACACATATAATATagttcattatttattattatattcatttttagtgtaatgaattaattgcaaaatacTTGATTAATGTTTCAATCCTGATAGTGTGtacccatatatatgtatatttcatgttGCAAACTATAATACTGATTCAATAAAACTTGGGTAAATATGAACATAAAATAAGAACAGTTAGGTATTGGAACCACTGAGCTTATCAATAAGCATCGAAAACGTCTGAATTCAAGGAAAGCGAATATTCCAAACGAGACCAATCTACGTCTCTCGAAAACATGTGCTGCAAATTTCTGCATCAGTAGTCGAAatctgtcacggaaatcgtATGGACTTGTAAACACCGTAGTTTGGCGAAGCAGATGTTACAATATAGACATGGGAAATTTATAATTAAGGAAACTGAAATCATCACGCTTTTCATACAGCTGCTGATAACATCTAGGTAACAATTGTTGTTTACTAAGGTATAGTATCCTTGATTTCATATTCTACAAGATACATCAGATAGACCTGGTCAATAAGTTGTTCCTCCTTGTTTTTAAGGAAATCACATCGTCAATATACCTTGAAATGATATCGCAATCTTAAATAATGGTATCAGCGAttcatcatacatgtataatattttataaaatagaTCAAAACTGTTTTAAAAAGGCTATGGGTGAAAGTTGGTAGTCCAGCTTTgtatattaaatttgatatagTCTGTTTTCGTTTTCCTATTTAGTCTTTAATACCcaatatttaagataaattCCAGACAGTGCCCACGTGGATGCCGGAGCAATATACGACACTGGAGCTATCTTAGGTAGTGCCCTTATAGTATGGCTATATATGGCGTGTACATGATAGGTAATCAAACAGATACCCTATCAAACTCGACACTGCGGAACTGTTATCTATCGACTAAAGTACATACAGACTGATTCAGACTTGTTGGATTTATTATTGTTCGGATGGGTGTATCTTCAGTAGTAGTAGAAATGAAGTAATATGGCTGCCGCTTTAGTACCCGACGAAGCAGACAAACCACATCAGGGATGCTCGTTTCATGGTGGAAAATCTCTTATTTACATATGCGAAGACGAAGAGTGTTCCAGACAGAAACAACCGCTTGCATGTACTGACTGTGTCACTTCAATCCACAAAGGACATAAGCTGGATTTATTGGCATCGCGAGTAATCGAGAAAAAAGAGACCCTACTGAAACACATTGAATTGCTTGAAAAAGTTTGTGGCGGTTTCAGTGACGATGGAGAGAGGATCAATAGTTCACTTATTGAGAATGAAAACGAAACCCAAATAATGCTGGATGCCATTAACAGTAGCGAAGATGATCATATTAGGCTAATTGATTGGATCACAGAGGAGAAAGTGGCCCGCTGTGTTTCTACTGGGAAGCAGAATGTAGAAACTTTGTTGAAATACAAGTCTCAGGTACAGATACAAAGAGAAACACTGCATAGCTACTTGTCGTCAGAATGCAAACAGAAAGTTACTCAGGGAACTGATATTGAAGTGTTCTGGATGAAAGACAATACATCGGTTCCTGCCCTTCCAAAAAGTCCTAGTCTTCCTTCTCAGTCATTTCAAAAATGTATCTGTACAAGAGACAAATTGAAAAATGTAGTCGGTGAACTGTCCACTGAGCCAGTCAGCGATACGGCTGAAACCACTCTGACTCTCGGAAAACAAATAGGTGTTCAGGAAAAAACGAGGAAACGTAAACTATCATTGACCTCCAAGATAGCATGTGAGACAGTCCCACACAAATTATGTGCTGGTCAAAACGGAACTTTTTGGATTCGCGGTGAAGATAAAGTCTTACTTTACCGACTTGATTATTCCGGGAAAATCGTCAACAGACTCGAATGTCTTGTGTCCATCACTGGTATGTGTGTTTGTCCAGTTACAAATAATGTTTGGATTTCCGGTGGAGATGGAAGCATAAGAGAAGTGTTTTTACCCCAAATCTTAGTTTTAAGATTTGTTGTGGAGGCCGTACCAACAACAATATGCGTAACCAGGAATGAAACTGTGGTTGTTGGTgacattatgtatatcaagtTATATAGCCTGAATGGGAAACccatatgtacatacagtaaagATTCATTTTTCTCACTATCGTTTAAACCTCTGTACCCTGTAAAGATCGTACAGTGTTCTTCATCTGAACGTCTGGCAGTCTTATGCAGCACTCAGTCTTCAAAAATGAAAGATGGTAAGGAAATCCTTGTCTTCAATGAACGGCTAAAGCTCGTCTCGGTTGCTGTCTTAAGTCAATACGCAGACACTATCGACATTTTCTATATGAATGAACTTATTTTTGTCCTGTATAAGGCTATGagaatcattgtttttaacgcAGAAAATGCAAGCAATGAAACAGCTGGTTTGAAATtgagaaaaaatatcatttcaatgACTTTATGTGGAAAGGATTCTTTTGCAGTTGGAACTCAAAACGAAATCCGAATTTACTCTTTTCtgtaacaatgtataatacGTGTAGATTGTAATCAGAATACTTAAATGAGATACCCAGTTgatgaaatattgttttcgcAAAATAGGACGAAGCAATTGGATTGATACCATCAATGGTGGAGATTTTTGCTATAGTTTTTCTGTTTGCCAAATGCCGGTTAGGCTTATGTGTAAGAAAACGATATCacaatattttgttcattttcaaaatgtaataatttaaaCTTCAGGTTTGAAGTAGCATGCTTGTTGTTTTAGATCGACAATGTAGTCTGCTGCTCTATCTGTAATTGTTGTTCAATGTAGGTGTTTTCTTATTTTTGGCAAAATGCAGGTGCCTCGaaattttgacaatttgtaATAATGTCGCTTGGATATAACACGacctttccttttgttttgataaCCGTACAAAATCAACAAACCGAATGTAATTGATAGTAGCTTATGTCAATTTTTCAGTAATTCAATTTCAATGTGGTTTTGACAGATCAATTACTACATGGAATCAAACAAACGAAAATAGAAAATGTACTAGATACTTCATTAACTTGATTGAACCACAATTTAGCAAGTGTCGCATTGCAAAAATTATGTATAGAACTGTtaagtatataaatgtatattactCTTTTCCCCTGTTCTTATTGGATAAGCGACCGTCATGCGCTggttgatatatattacatatcgaCATGTAATCTATAAATTTTGAACTGGGCCATTCGGACCTCTGTGTTTTtatataagatactgtacatgtatatcgacAGCCACAAATGAAAACATGATGATGTATTTGTGATAGTAGATAACTTGGGATATTCTAACtctgtattttgtgttttttgaaatgttttattttatgataCTCTGtgaagaaaaagaaatgttttctgTATAATAGGTTAAGAAGTATCATTGATTTAATGTAGATATgtacaaatttgaaaatgtgaGGACCTTCTCCCTCggttaatattttgtatttggtTGGTAAACACTACATTGTTCTCATGAAACGTCCATGATTGATAATTAGTTTAGCGCGCTCCTTACTGTATAAATTTCACTACGTTATGATGCATTTGCTATATATGTACAGCACGGCAACCATTGAATGTCCATAGATTCATCTTAGAGCTATTGTAATTTCAAGGTCATACGCTAATATTTGAGAGTGTCTAAGGAAgtaatacatgttttttttcagacaTCACAGATAAAATATTCAATGACTGATAATGTGTCTTAATTTTAGTTTAAGAAACATCTAAATAATAACAACTAGTTTCTGTTTTTGAGATTGTTGATTAATTATTTGAATTCACGATACtgaatacatacatttttaaatcaatattggtaCATCAATGCAAAATCATAAATATGAACAATATCTACTTTGTATACGGTTTCTCAGGTGTACGTGAAACTATAACAATTTGCAATCTCGACATATCCCGTCTACTCTCAGAGGCAAACCTCTGATTTAAACGGTATGCAGACGTCATGGGATCATGTCAACGTCGGGGCTTAAACTATCGACCAATCGCTCTCTAATTGGATACACAGCTGGCTTAGTGAAGGCCGTTGTgtattttaatatcaaatgtttacACACTTTGCGCTTTTACCAACCTTAAAAGTTTCAGCTTCTCTTTTCATCttttaaatttataataaaaactaATTACTGTAATTGCATACCGTAAAATGAgtattgttttggttttataAGCGATCACTTTAAGactacattatttttttctgtaatttagATATTTCTTATTACTGTGTTGTTTAATGGATTTCTGTTATTATGATGTCACCATCTGAGCTAATAGAATAACATTATATTCGCAATCGAATAGATTTTGCTTTCTTGTCACTTCACTTTCTTGGCAAGACCAATGACACCGTCATTGTTTCACCGATACACCTCGAATCAAACTCGTTCTTACgactttgattttaattttccatCTCTTATATGCGGCTTATTTTGTGAGTTAGATTCCGAATCGGCctatatgttacattgttacactATGTTGTtgctctttttttttatcaaatataatgtacatatggTATTATCATTTTCAAATGTTGTTTTGAGTAAGAGCATGTTCTGTTTAAGAAGCAGTGGATGCTGCAACTACAACGAATGAAGTATTTTGACATCGTGTCattattgataatgaaatcaGTGATAAAATCTATATGAGATGTCGGATCAATCAATATTGTATGGCTTAGATAATTAGATTGCATGTATCCATCTTTTCCGCAGAAAATAATCCAAGGTACACTGGTGTTTCAATGGTGCAAGTTCTGTTTCTgttcaaaaaatataaaatcctgaaacagaaaaaaatagatgtttatataaatattgatacattcAAGATgataatatttactgtaaatacaTTTCTTACATACCTCTTACATATCAACTTGTCGTCATAATACCGACctattagaaataaaaatggATATACGCCCCTACTGTTCAAGTGAATATGAAAACCGAATAAAccgagttacttccctttaaaTGTGAAAACTATTATGTATTGTGTTACTTGCAGTACCGATACTTTATTatctaaaatctttaaaaagatgAACTCATTAATTGATTTGATGATTTGATCATCAAtactttgaattattttttgtaCATATGTAAGCATATATACTTCAACTGCCCTAGAATGAACGGAATTACAAAACTTACTAAAAGAAGTGTCGGCTAAAATGATAACATGAACTTTTTAAAACCTAACAATACTTTAAACATAAGTCACAGgtacaatttaattaattaaaataattagtTAATATAAGATTGTGAATTGTCTATACACGTTACATGTACTTGTCAGTGCTGTGTTGTAATGTGGAAAGTACCTTGTCTAATTTTAGTAACGTAGTGTCATGTACGTGTAGTCCATACTGTGTATGTCCATATTTGGTGGTGTTTACGACTTATATGTAAATTAGGGTATGAAAGTGTAGGAAACCGTGCAAGAGTGAGAGCGAGAATAGTAAAACCGGTGAGTTAGGGTAGAACGCCGCAGTAGCCGTTTATAGTTCGGTAGGACATATCCTCTGGGGTCCGGTGACCAATTATGTAACTGACATGTGTACAGACTTGCCGTTTTACCAGACATAACTGTCTTGGAAGTAATGTTATCCTGACAAATATGATAGAATGActaataattataattttatttaatagATAGAATTATTACAGTCAGTGAATATTTTGTCGAGTACATGTAGGCTACGtatgtatatcatacttataCAGGCTATTTTGTGTTTCAGGGGTTTTCTTTTGTATCAAGTTATGTCCTTATCTCCggtaataaaatatagaaagaaCCAGCAGGAGTGTGCTCGTTTTCCTTCCTGTGACACATATGCATtatatagaggatctgtcatgagtttcccttcatattagatttatgatacgagttttgaattttttatttttgcgagcctctggcgagcaaaaataaaaaattctaaacgagtatcataaatctaacatgaagggaaacgaatgacagattctttttatcatatgacgttttctttcatcattccccatcaaaaactgattttctcttttgccttgaatcgtcacatctcaaccaaatcacccgaaccttcgaagtaggtcaattataccgacgagagaagaaatagttctaacacaactgactcttgaaaaggattcattttattaaatacacgtctcaaaacaaaatttcagcattttttcatttaatctataatagataaattgtccttggtgtttgaaacaatgaggaaaatattttagtttgaaagttcatgagcgactggttttgatgtgacgaagccgtgacgtcacttggcgcgataatggaggcttcgttgtacaaatgtctattcgctgtcgctgtcgtacagaaccattgtacggcgccttttcactgctttgtgtttatcctcgtcctcgcgggagtttatggagatgtgaaatgttccaccgtgaatattcccactgaacatcgtgttcagactgccgtgaaaagcgactttggatgccgatttgttggcagtgttgtttgttttgacattacacgtgtttgtcgacgacagtgtcagcatgttattctgagtaaccgttgaaggcaagttgtaaaaaactacattgccgtttttcatgaggattttattaaataatgttattatttgtttatttgaaaagaatctagactagatatgtctcatcggacaacgcaaccgcaattttctatcggagttgaaatatgttactaggggtcataaaatagatgtttgccaggcctagtttaacatcttatagtataaatataattaaaaaacttaggatgtttacatcttggattttatctttgattgtacaatatgttatgttaatagaccaatttgtcgttcagttgattttttttcaaagtttacaagcactagtcgccatttttacgagtcgtagtaaaaagaagtaggtcgttcccacgcgtatgaatacagttctcacggaaccagccaatcagcgtagcggaaggtgttattacactagtgtcataaagaaaatttatgtgatgggtttatgacaccgtataaacggtagtcatatgataaatcAATGTATTATGTGTCCTCtttatttgtcattttatgtCCTAACAATATAGTTATTCCAGTAAGCATACATTATCAAATACCTTGTGTAACATGTACCtcatttaaataataatatGCTTACAATGAGGAAAACGGCTCCCAGCATCACTGCTTTCAACTTGACATCCAAATCCATTGgaactaaaacaaaaaatggagtttttgtgaaatttatgaaatattctcTGAATGTTATCATTGCTACGATTTCgatacattaaataaaatattgtatagtTATTTGActtcaaattattttcatttttatgggACAAAAAGACAATACAACAAGAAACAAACGATTTGAACTACATAAGTTGGTTGAATTAACATTTGTATTGGTGTCACATGTTTCCAGAGCAATGTCATAGCTGTACTTCATTCTTGAGATTAAATTTAAGATCCGAAATGGAAAGGAGCCAAACTTGCAGAAAATTGCACGGCCTCAACATTCATTCGGAAAtacgtatatataacattatccATAGAACTTAGATGAGATTAGGCATAAGTCATAGGTTTCGGTGTTAACATGTAATCTAAGAATACCGGACTTTGACTGCACTCTGCAGCTTAATTCTAATGTTCAAACATCAAACTCATGTGGTTAATGGGGAAACTTGTTAAACGGTTATTGATTGATCATGATTTTTTGTAGATCGCTTTTGCAATAGAATATCGACtgtttacattaaataaatTACCGCTACCACGATATGGTCATTGTATTAAGAAAATCCATCTGCAATGACGTATGCTTCGCAAAGAAATTTTAAGTTCTAAGCGTATCAGgcaaagttatttttatttaaagtttaaaagTCTCCATGCAAATCCATATTTTAGTATATAATCTGCACTGATGTGAGCTATGGTCTATTCAGTATGGTTACTCTATGATGTCGGATTACTTCCTTGTTCCTAGGTGTCGTAAGGCCAAAATGACGTAGTTTAACATGCAATtatgtatttctttttaaaaataaaatcataccATCTTTTGAACAGCTTCTGAATCGATTGCCAAAAATGACACACTCACATTACAAACTACAAATACTGTTTGTGAAAAGCAAGGTTAACGAATATAAGCTTACAATTAATTCCAAAATTATCGACCTCTGTATTTAACTCCCTTGTAAACCCACTCCATTTCTTGCTGATCTTTCCTACCTCGTCTGTCCAGTCCTTAGACCACACCTGTAAAAGCATAATTTGATCATAGTGAGTGTCGCTGTATATAACCTGTAAATGTATGTGAAATGCATcaaatataattacattatacagTGTTTCGTGTAAATCATACAAAACACGCCTGATTTTCCTTTGTTTGAATTAGGATACCTATTGTCACCACCACACATCACCAAACCAAATGCAATCATTGCATCGTCATAATAAAGCATAATTAATGGTATGGTTTTGAATGAGGTCATTAATTCAGAATTTCGCAACGTCTAATATATGAATCCAcggaaaatatatattgtttactttaaaGATTTGTAATGAGTTTCATTATCGATAATGCTTCTAACAGTTTCTGTATCtctatatttgatatttaaataatggAATGTTATCGAAAAATATGCTTCTAGTATTAATCATAATGTCCTGAATGCCTAACAGAAATTAATACAAAATCTAGATAATATGTCTTATGATCGTTGATTACCTGTAACTTTGTCGGGAAACTTTAAAATGACCTAAATCGTTTGCATCTAATGCGCCATGAGGTTTAACCTTTAGCAGTACTTACAATAAAATCTTGGTCCCAACAACATCCATTCACCACACAACAAGGACCCTTTATGTTAAATACAGTTTCCCTGCTAGCATCTCTGATGCTATAGTGGGGGGTCCACAGTGACCGCCTACGAAACAAAGGGGATAAGCTggtgttagattgtatttaaacaaataaaatatccATATATTGAGGAAATAAGCCccaaatcatcatcatcatcatcatcagcagcagcagcagcagcagcagcagcatcatcatcatcatcatcgtcgtcgtcattgtcgtcgtcatcatcatcatcgtcgtcatcatcatcgtcgtcatcatcatcatcatcatctggTTATTGCCATGCTATTTCTCAAAGAAGTTTGaatactatataattatacccGGGAAAAGGTAAATTCAGTTCTTGTTCTTAGAGATTTACCATGTGTATTCTGaatttgaataatattttgGTGTTTTGATTGTTATACTTCTAAAAGAAACActtctttttttataaaatgtgaaGCAAGTATTATCAACGTTTATTGACATGCTATACCTGTATCGGATAGAAGCGCACTTGGTGTcaacacattaaaacagacttACTCTTGTCGTACATATCCCACAACTGTCCCTACAGGTGCCTCCACAGCTATTTCATGGGCCCATGCATCAAAGTTAGCCAGCCAGCATAGTCCGACGCAGCATTTAAAATCTCGAACACACTTGATGATCTCCTACAAACATGCACGTGTTATTAAAACAAATGGGATGTGCATTTAGACCAGGAGGTAATCCGTTCAGGAATTGAGGAAAGAATTTGCATATACCCATATGTCGTAAGTACGGGTGACCCCGTGTTTCAATCACAAGGCCTGATTCATCAACTGCATGCTCCCAAAGGTTAACAGAAAGATGAAGTGGAGGTCAATAACTAAGGTGTTTCTTTGTGTGCGTGGGTATGAAGTACATTAAGGGATATTGAAGGGCTTAACGGAATAAATGGTTAAGATCTTCATAATATTCTCTTTTTTCTTTCTATCAACGAAATCATTTTGCGTTCGTTATCATTGATGTGCGACTCGGGAAACTATATGTATTCTACTATCTTAATGGCTGTTGAAAACCTTAATAAAATAAAGGATGTGCAATCTTAACAGTGAACTGATGAAACCGTTGCTCAATGTACTTATAATCATCAAGACTACCTCGACTATTAATTGATAGGTGTATATGTATTAGGTTGTTATTTTATAGTAAAATTATATTGTAGCAAGATTTTGGGTATCCTCCCTTTCACACTATGTTCTCATGTTGTACCTCCCAGATATCTTTACATAAGGCTTACACATGCGAGATAATTAATTTACatgtgtgatctacatgtacgTAATCTGTAACTATCTTTAGCCATGTAACATACCTGTCCGGTATTGTCTGTAATATGGAGACTAAAACCTCGGCTCGACCCACAGCATTGGCGCCCACACATGCCGGATTCTGTCAACCAAGGAACTATTAATACGAGCACCATATCAATGATTACTTGATTTTGTTTCAACATCGAAAGGGCCGACTACGTTCCTTGTCAATGATAAATTAACCCCTGAATACAACGCGTGATAGGGATTTAGTTACACATTTCATTGAAATACTTTTAGGAGTAATCTTAATGATGGCAAATCAATAACATcttatctatatttttttgtaGAATAAGTGTGCTATGCTAACAACTTTGGGAC
This genomic stretch from Pecten maximus chromosome 16, xPecMax1.1, whole genome shotgun sequence harbors:
- the LOC117345209 gene encoding LOW QUALITY PROTEIN: phospholipid scramblase 2-like (The sequence of the model RefSeq protein was modified relative to this genomic sequence to represent the inferred CDS: deleted 1 base in 1 codon), whose protein sequence is MSSKQQRHVKGFTVIKVPVNGGNAQMEASLVNKIPGPPHLIQWMKRPDSIAGCPKGLEYLTKLDQLIIKQQMENLEVFTGWEAANKYKILNTNGQQVYFAAEESGMCGRQCCGSSRGFSLHITDNTGQEIIKCVRDFKCCVGLCWLANFDAWAHEIAVEAPVGTVVGYVRQERSLWTPHYSIRDASRETVFNIKGPCCVVNGCCWDQDFIVWSKDWTDEVGKISKKWSGFTRELNTEVDNFGINFPMDLDVKLKAVMLGAVFLIDFIFFEQKQNLHH